TCAGAGTGGATCCTCTTCCTCACTGGCCTTTCCATGGTCCCACAGGGGAAGCTGGAAGATGGGACGGAGTTTGACAGCAGTCTGCCCCAGAACCAGCCCTTTGTCTTCTCCCTGGGCACAGGCCAGGTCATCAAGGGCTGggaccaggggctgctggggtgaGTCAAGAGACCATGGCTGTGTTCCAGGAGGTGAACTGTGGGAGgcaagcgggggggggggggggggggggggggggagggtggggcagagagccCGAGTGCTGCCATGTGCTGAACATGTGTTGTCCTGCAGGATGTGTGAGGGGGAAAAGCGGAAGCTGGTGATCCCATCAGAGCTGGGTAAGAAGTCCTTCCTGAGTAGTTATAGGGCTCAGGGGGTGTCTGAGGAAAGGTGAAGGCTGGTTCAGCCTCTGCAATGTTCTCCCCCCACCCATTCATTATAGTTCATGTCTCTTCCAAGCTTAGCAGTATTTAGCAGAAAGGACAGGGCAAGAAAGACCCTTGGGGTACTGGGCTCTTATGTCCACCCTCTGCCCTTTACCAGGCCTGGTACAGCCCTCCCACCCATTACACCTTCACGTCTGGCTTTGTTACTGAGATGGCCAGAGGCCTGGCTTCAGCCCGGATGTCTGCAGAACCTCTTTGCCTGGCCACCGctcactttgtttttctgtgcatCTCTGACAGGGTATGGAGAGCGGGGAGCTCCCCCGAAGATCCCAGGTAATACACCTTGCTGCCTATCTGTTgcgccctcccacctccctgtggCCCTGGTTCTCATTCTGCTTCACTTCTCTCCTGCAGGTGGTGCAACCCTAGTGTTCGAAGTGGAGCTGCTCAAAATTGAGCGACGTTCTGAACTGTAGCCAAGCTGGGGAGGGCCAGTGGAGAGGCCCCCATCAGGGACCAGactgtttcaaaacaaaacaaaacaaaaaaccttaaaGCTCATGAAGTGAGCCTGTGTTTGTTTGTGGGCCCCGAGAGACAGAAACAACAGCCCCAgcgtcccctccctctccctcagcaTCCTGCACCCCGCTCCTTTTCTAGCTTCAGAGCCTTGGGATCTAGGCTCAGTATTCTGGGGGTCAAGATGGCCAGATCCTGAGGGGCATGGTGGCCCCTGCCCAAAGGGAAAACAGTGTTCTTGCCTGCAACAGCAACA
The sequence above is a segment of the Desmodus rotundus isolate HL8 unplaced genomic scaffold, HLdesRot8A.1 manual_scaffold_317, whole genome shotgun sequence genome. Coding sequences within it:
- the FKBP2 gene encoding peptidyl-prolyl cis-trans isomerase FKBP2 isoform X5, producing the protein MRLSWVLTVLSICLSALATAAGAEGKRKLQIGVKKRVDHCPIKSRKGDVLHMHYTGKLEDGTEFDSSLPQNQPFVFSLGTGQVIKGWDQGLLGMCEGEKRKLVIPSELGYGERGAPPKIPGGATLVFEVELLKIERRSEL
- the FKBP2 gene encoding peptidyl-prolyl cis-trans isomerase FKBP2 isoform X7: MCGCLGAGPLQRRQRYGDMRLSWVLTVLSICLSALATAAGAEGKRKLQIGVKKRVDHCPIKSRKGDVLHMHYTGKLEDGTEFDSSLPQNQPFVFSLGTGQVIKGWDQGLLGMCEGEKRKLVIPSELGYGERGAPPKIPGGATLVFEVELLKIERRSEL
- the FKBP2 gene encoding peptidyl-prolyl cis-trans isomerase FKBP2 isoform X4, whose amino-acid sequence is MRLSWVLTVLSICLSALATAAGAEGKRKLQIGVKKRVDHCPIKSRKGDVLHMHYTVGAEAEPVDGKLEDGTEFDSSLPQNQPFVFSLGTGQVIKGWDQGLLGMCEGEKRKLVIPSELGYGERGAPPKIPGGATLVFEVELLKIERRSEL
- the FKBP2 gene encoding peptidyl-prolyl cis-trans isomerase FKBP2 isoform X6, whose translation is MCGCLGAGPLQRRQRDMRLSWVLTVLSICLSALATAAGAEGKRKLQIGVKKRVDHCPIKSRKGDVLHMHYTVGAEAEPVDGKLEDGTEFDSSLPQNQPFVFSLGTGQVIKGWDQGLLGMCEGEKRKLVIPSELGYGERGAPPKIPGGATLVFEVELLKIERRSEL